A window of the Planctomycetota bacterium genome harbors these coding sequences:
- a CDS encoding glycyl-radical enzyme activating protein has translation MTDTAALRSQRGLIFALDQTATHDGPGLRMTVYFKGCPLRCVWCHSPESIAPKPEIAWYEARCRRCGACASLCAARLPPWFEQMPEHRARCRQCGECIATCPAEALELKGDETTAGEVADAAERLKPFFDRSGGGITLTGGEPTLQADFAVAVATLCRGRGVHVAVETCGGTAWERLARLADVTDLFLYDLKDADPARHRCNVGVELAPLADNLRRLLARGADVIVRVPLIPGCNDSPADVAAIARLARGCGARRLTLLPFNPAASGKYSWLRRPYPLPQAKPQSTDEVRRLEAVVAREGLAVVAP, from the coding sequence GTGACCGACACCGCTGCCCTTCGCTCCCAACGCGGCCTGATCTTCGCACTGGACCAGACGGCCACGCACGACGGCCCGGGGCTGCGGATGACGGTGTACTTCAAGGGCTGCCCGCTGCGGTGCGTGTGGTGCCACAGCCCCGAATCCATCGCCCCCAAGCCCGAGATCGCCTGGTATGAGGCCCGCTGCCGAAGGTGCGGAGCTTGCGCCAGCCTGTGCGCCGCGAGGCTGCCACCCTGGTTCGAACAGATGCCCGAGCATCGGGCCCGCTGCCGCCAATGCGGCGAGTGCATCGCGACGTGTCCCGCCGAGGCGCTGGAACTGAAGGGGGATGAGACCACGGCGGGCGAGGTGGCCGACGCAGCGGAACGGCTCAAGCCCTTCTTCGACCGCAGCGGCGGCGGGATCACGCTCACCGGCGGCGAGCCGACGCTTCAGGCCGATTTCGCCGTCGCCGTTGCCACGCTCTGCCGCGGGCGCGGCGTCCACGTGGCCGTCGAGACCTGCGGCGGCACGGCCTGGGAACGCCTTGCCCGCCTGGCCGATGTGACCGACCTCTTTCTCTACGACCTCAAGGACGCCGACCCCGCCCGCCACAGGTGCAACGTCGGCGTCGAGCTGGCCCCCCTCGCCGACAATCTCCGCCGCCTCCTCGCCCGTGGCGCAGACGTGATCGTTCGCGTGCCGCTCATCCCCGGCTGCAATGACTCGCCCGCCGACGTGGCGGCCATCGCCCGGCTTGCGCGCGGCTGCGGTGCGCGGCGCCTGACGCTCCTGCCGTTCAACCCCGCGGCCTCGGGCAAGTACTCGTGGCTCCGCCGCCCCTATCCTCTGCCCCAGGCCAAGCCGCAAAGCACCGACGAAGTGCGCCGCCTGGAGGCCGTCGTGGCCCGCGAGGGGCTTGCGGTGGTTGCGCCATAG
- a CDS encoding sodium/solute symporter (Members of the Solute:Sodium Symporter (SSS), TC 2.A.21 as described in tcdb.org, catalyze solute:Na+ symport. Known solutes for members of the family include sugars, amino acids, nucleosides, inositols, vitamins, urea or anions, depending on the system.) → MMRLLTIALLAASSAALAATPPPALPLIDPEPFKKALEEHVDAKLRGILVHEEIEGHLETPMRVEVLGFEELRPRGPVAEASVKVVVRSDAHEGAGTWKVDFELRDGAWQVARIEIPKRSFGVANYAMVLLYLGGMLAIGWWTSRRISGTRGFFIAEGKLNHIVVGISLMTTYLSAFTMMGLSASAFSNKDWTWAIQLPFLVITAFVITRFVLPRYREAGVISVYQYLEQRVHVSARLLASLSFVIFSIARMGLVLYLPALAFSIITGFPLVWTIVVMGAVVTAYTAIGGIEAVIWTDLAQAFFIVLGAALSVVFVLADTGLAEFARVTAAFHKFRLVEPGFPRADLTQVVAVWLVLETIFQTIRIYGTQQDMTQRYLTTASTRKANASVWIAILAYIPLAFAFYFIGSALFAYYTTVPDATLPALVANGRADAIYPYFVASRLPAGLAGLVIAAIFAAAMSSIDACMNSSSTVCIEDFYRRFSRIERDDAHYLHVAKGLTWAWGLLATLMALSFMQITQAQDVWAKIMGISTNGVLGLMALAFLPWRVHWVAAIAGFVLSYVCLFFMMRSSLTFLLWPVVGNTACFLIALAVEAVIRLGAGRRGPQDR, encoded by the coding sequence ATGATGAGACTCCTGACCATCGCCCTGCTCGCCGCGTCCTCCGCGGCCCTGGCCGCCACGCCGCCCCCCGCCCTGCCGCTGATTGACCCCGAGCCCTTCAAGAAGGCGCTCGAGGAGCACGTGGACGCCAAGTTGCGAGGCATCCTGGTCCACGAGGAGATTGAGGGGCACCTCGAGACGCCGATGAGGGTCGAAGTCCTGGGCTTCGAGGAACTCCGCCCCCGCGGCCCCGTCGCCGAAGCCAGCGTCAAGGTCGTTGTGCGGTCCGACGCCCACGAGGGCGCGGGCACGTGGAAGGTGGACTTCGAGCTGAGGGACGGGGCGTGGCAGGTGGCGCGAATCGAGATACCCAAGCGAAGCTTCGGCGTGGCCAACTACGCGATGGTGCTCCTCTACCTGGGCGGCATGCTCGCCATCGGCTGGTGGACCAGCCGCCGCATCTCGGGCACGCGCGGCTTCTTCATCGCCGAGGGGAAGCTCAACCACATCGTCGTCGGCATCTCGCTCATGACCACGTACCTCTCGGCGTTTACGATGATGGGCCTTTCCGCCTCGGCCTTCAGCAACAAGGACTGGACGTGGGCCATCCAACTCCCCTTCCTGGTCATCACCGCGTTCGTCATCACGCGCTTCGTGCTGCCGCGCTACCGCGAGGCGGGGGTGATCAGCGTGTACCAGTATCTCGAACAGCGCGTCCACGTGTCGGCGCGCCTCCTCGCCTCACTCTCATTCGTCATTTTCTCAATCGCCCGGATGGGCCTGGTGCTCTACCTGCCGGCGCTCGCGTTCAGCATCATCACGGGCTTCCCGCTGGTGTGGACGATCGTGGTGATGGGCGCCGTGGTGACCGCCTACACGGCCATCGGCGGCATCGAGGCCGTGATCTGGACCGACCTCGCGCAGGCGTTCTTCATCGTCCTGGGCGCCGCGCTCAGCGTGGTCTTCGTGCTGGCCGACACGGGCCTGGCCGAGTTCGCCCGCGTCACGGCCGCCTTCCACAAGTTCCGCCTCGTCGAGCCCGGCTTTCCCAGGGCCGACCTCACCCAGGTGGTGGCCGTCTGGCTGGTGCTCGAGACAATCTTCCAGACGATCCGCATCTACGGCACCCAGCAGGACATGACCCAGCGCTACCTGACCACGGCCTCGACGCGCAAGGCCAATGCCAGCGTGTGGATCGCGATCCTGGCCTACATCCCGCTCGCCTTCGCCTTCTACTTCATTGGCTCCGCGCTGTTCGCCTACTACACCACGGTGCCCGATGCCACGCTGCCTGCCCTGGTGGCGAACGGGCGCGCCGACGCCATCTATCCCTACTTCGTCGCCAGCCGCCTGCCGGCCGGCCTCGCGGGCCTCGTCATCGCCGCGATATTCGCCGCCGCCATGTCCAGCATTGACGCCTGCATGAACTCCAGTTCCACCGTGTGCATCGAGGACTTCTACCGGCGCTTCAGCCGCATCGAGCGCGACGATGCGCATTACCTCCACGTCGCCAAGGGCCTCACCTGGGCCTGGGGCCTCCTCGCCACGCTCATGGCCCTGTCGTTCATGCAGATCACCCAGGCGCAGGACGTGTGGGCCAAGATCATGGGGATCTCGACCAACGGCGTCCTGGGCCTGATGGCCCTGGCGTTCCTCCCGTGGCGGGTGCACTGGGT